In Pseudobdellovibrio exovorus JSS, the genomic stretch CGCTGTTTTCGGAAAAGTTATTTCGGGTATGGATGTTGTAGATAAAATTCGCGACTCTAAAACTGAGTCTAAAGCAGGGCACGATGATGTTCCTGTTAAACCTGTAACCATCAAATCTATCCGCTTAGTAAAAGCACCAGCAAAAGGAAAGTAATCATGTTCGCATTATTCGAAACTAACAGAGGCGAATTCAAAGTAAAATTATTCCATGACCGCGTTCCCAACACAGTTGAAAACTTCGTGGGTTTAGCTGAAGGGACAAAAGAATTTATCGATCCTAATACTGGCGAAAAAACAAAAAGACCTTTCTATGATGGTTTGATTTTTCACCGCGTGATCAAAGACTTTATGATTCAAGGTGGCTGCCCGTTGAAAAATGGAACTGGCGGACCAGGTTATAAATTCGCTGATGAAATCGTAGCTGGACAAAACAAACACGATAAACCGGGTATGTTATCGATGGCGAATGCTGGCCCTAACACAAATGGCAGCCAATTCTTTATCACAACAGTTGCGACTCCTTGGTTAGACCGCGGCCACACTATTTTCGGTGAAGTGGTTGAAGGTTACGACGTTGTCGACACTATCGGTAATACCAAAACAGCTCCGGGTGATCGCCCACTAGAACCAATCGTGATCAACAAGGTGACGATCCAACGCTAGTTTTTTTCGACAAGACAATTTTTGAAAATAAAAAAGGTGCCAGATGGGCGCCTTTTTTATTTTGTGAATCTGTCTTCTGCCGAAAGTTAGGTGTTGGTATAATGTGTTAAACCGATTCTAAAATAGCCGAAATTCCCATTCCGCCTGCTGTACAAATGGAAATTAATCCGCGCTTCTTGCCACTTTCACTTAAAAGCTTAGCTAGAGTTCCTGCGATACGCGCGCCTGTGGCTCCGAATGGATGACCTAAGGCTAAGCTGCTGCCCACAGTGTTCAATTTACTGCGATCAATAGAACCCAACGGAGCTGAACGTCCTAGAACATCACGACAGTACTCAGCAGACTCCCACGCTTTCATATTACACAGAACTTGTCCCGCGAAAGCTTCATGGATTTCAAAAAAGTCAAAATCTTGGAATGTCAGGCGATTGCGCTCTAACATTTTCGATACAGCCTTTGTGGGTGCCATCAATAGCCCAGCTCCATGAACAAAGTCCACAGCTGCGACCTGCACATCAACAACTTTCGCCAACGGCTTCAAACCCAGCTTTGAAGCTGTGTCCGCATTGCCCATCAACACGCAGGCCGAGCCATCTGTTAACGGAGAACTATTCCCCGCGGTTAAGGTCCCCTGCCCGCTGGTTTTATCAAAAGCCGGTTTTAATTTTGCTAATTTTTCGACTGTCGTGTCACCGCGCAAAGTTTGATCGCGTTTCACACCTTTAAATTCAGTGACTAAGTCATCGTAGAATCCGCGTTCGTAAGCTGCCGCTCCGTTTTTATGACTGAGGTAGGCCAACTGATCTTGGTCTTCGCGGGAAATACCCCACTCTTTGACCATGAGTTCTGTGTGCTCACCCATCGACATCAACGTGCGTTTTTCAACGACCGCTGGCGGAGTTGGAATAAGAGCTTTAAATGACAGATGTTTCATCGCCGACAATTTTTCGCCGAAAGTGCGCGCCTTATTCATATCTAACAAGAAACTTTTCATCTGTTGTGAAACTTCAATTGGCAAATCACTGTTAGTATCTAAGCCACCTGCGATCGCAAGATTGATTTGGCCCGCCCCGATTTTCAAAGCTGTGTGCCAAATCGTTTCTAAACTTGTACCACAGGCTCTTTGCACATTGTAAGCGGGCGTCTCGGGATGTAGTTCTGTATCTAGTACACATTCACGCGCCAGATTCCAATCTGTCGAGCTGTTCATCACCATTCCTAGGGCCACATCATCTAAAACTTTTCCCTGTAAATTTGCCTTTTTGATCAAGGCATTCAGTGATGCCACCATCAGCTCTTTACGACCGACATCAGAGTAAAGCGTTTGGCTTTTTGCGAAAGGGACACGGGCACTCGAAAGAATAAATGCATCTGTATTTGATTTCATGGAAGACCTCACTTGTTAACACTTCAACATATCCTATGACAAAAGTGGCGCATGTCACTTCTAGTCTCGACCTGAAACACTGAGATCAAATTTAAGCCCCTCTGACAGCTGGTCTTTCGTATGAACTTTGCAAGGGACTGTATATGGAGTTTTGGTTTTTCAAACAAAGCAAAAGGGACTGTATCACTATGAAACACTTTTTGATGAGTTGGATTTTGATCTTCGGAAGTGCGGCTTTTGCCGGAGCACCACAAATGGATGGTACAACCACAGATGGAAAACCCGTCGTGATGTTAGTTCTTCCTGACAGTGATAACCATGTGAAAGCTGGTGCCGTTACGTTTGAAACAACTCCGCAAAGAGCTGATGCTCTTACTATTTTAAGAAATGAATTGAACCGCCAAGCGGCTGAACACCAAGCTCAAAATGAAAAAGATGGCGTTTTCAAAAGCACAACTAAAAGATTTCCCGCTGAATCTGTATCTTTCTTTATCGCCATCGGCGCTGTTACCTTTAACTCGATGTGGATCAAGTCCCATGGTGATCCAACTCAGATGACTCGTCACTTAGAGTCAATCAAAGATCCTATCGCTCACTTGTCATTCTATGCTTTCATGCAAACACAAGGTTTCTATATGGACTTCAGAAGTCGCCAAAAGGGATTGAACGCGATGGATGAAAATACGCGCCGTCAGATGATGCGCCGTTTGAGCTATCAAGGTATGGCCGTGGGTTCTTTAGCTTCGAGCATCGTGGCTGACTTAGGCCACAGTGCTAAACAGTGTGTGGATACGTGGTTAAAAGGCAAAAAAGACGAGTACTCTTTGATGGCTTGTAATGAAGCGTGGTCACAGTGGACTGTGCGCAATAAGTTTTCTCAGTATTTCCCACAGATTTTAACAATGTGGGCGGCGCAGGCAGCAACGGAATTCGTTGAAGCCCGTGGAAGCGCAGCTTTCAGCCGCGTGAGTGCGTCGGCATTTATGCAAAAGATCTTACGCCGTGAATTTCTAGTGAACTCGGCCTATAAAATCGTAGGTGCCGATACCGTGATGACTTTTGCTGGTGGTGGCTGGTTCTTGAAAAGCATCAAAGTGGTGGGTAAAGTTACACGCTTTAGTATGTTCGTGGGAATCGATCAATTGTTATCGAACTACACTTATCGTCCGATCAACAACTTGCTAAAGCCTATGCTGTTCGACTTTGATGTGATGTCGCTTAATAACAGTTGGTCGCAGGCGGATCGCGCCAACTGGAATTCAACGAATCCTCAAGATGCAGAAAAATTTGTTAAGAAAATTAAAAATTTCGACAAACAATTACAACAGTGGCGCGCCCATCTGAACCAAGATGCTGAAGCCGATCTTGCGGGATGGATGGAGCAGACAAAAGAGATCCTGAATCAAATCGACTATGCCTATAAGTTCTATAAAGGTTTTTCGAATAGTATGTTCGAGACTTTACAAATCGGGCATCAGATCCATACAAATCAATTGAATCACACGGCAGCCACAGTTATCACACGCTATCCGTTAAGAACTCTGCCTTTCTATGGAGTAAAACCGGGTGCTTATCAAGCCATCGGTGCGCGCCTAGAAGATTTTTATCTGATTGATCCAAACGAGTTGGCTCAACGTCAAAAAGAACACGTGCTGTCGATGGGCCGCCAATATACAGGCCGCGCCAACGATTTAAAACAAACTGAAAAAGATTACTTTAATCGTATCGTCACGAAACTTAAAAGTGGCAATGACAACACCATGGCTTCTGGTCTTAATGACCTGAACCGCGTGATCGCGGAATATCAAAGACAAGTCACGAGCAATAAAGCTGGTTACTCGTCTCACTCAACGGCTTATGTCACTCTTTTGTATGGTTTAAAGCGTGATTTAGGAAACCCACAACCTGTAATCTATCCTTTTGCTGGTTATGTGCAGGCGTTCTCGGCTTACGAGGCTAACCAAGTAACAGCTAAAGCTGCTGGTTTTGGTAAATGGTCGATCTCGCAAAAATATCGCTTCAATAAGGAAGCGGATTTGATGATGTACCAATTGATCTGCGGAAATGAAAAAGGCCGTCTACATAAAATCCAATTGGCTGGTGTGAATTTCACGACGCCACAATTTGAACCACCGACTTTACTTAAACAGGATCGCAACCGCGACTCTTTCTGTAATAGCTGGCGCAATACGGGCGATCTTTACTCAACACAAATCGCTGGTAAGTCTTTACGTGACTATGTCTTAGCTAATTTAAATTATGGTGCTGTCGGTGATTTCCGCACTATGGACAGTGAAAAGATGACTGTGTTTGAGCGTTGGTGGTTAGCAAAAGCCAAAGCTCCGCTACAAGGTCAATTTAAAGAATTCGATCAAAAATATAAACGTGTTGTTGATGTGGCTTACAACAACTTCTTTGACCATCGCTCATTCTACAAATGGTTAGTGGATAATTTAAATCAAAGCCGTTATTTACCAAAAAGTATGGAATCCAGCTTGAAGTTTGAATCGAATCTTTACTTACAACTTTTGAATCGTTCCGTGATGAATGGACAAGTGGCGACTCCTCGCGAAGAAAGCATGCTTTCACGTATCTGGAATACAGCAACAATAAGTCCTTTTAATTATATGCAATACGTGCGTAAAGATTCAGAGAAAGATAACTATAATTCAATGTATCGCAATTCTCCGGCAGAAATTCGCCGTCTGCATCAACTGCTGAATGGATACTTTGATTTCTTCCGTAATCCTAACTTGAACTTTAACAATTACATTGCTCACTCGAAAAAACTAGACATCGCGATTAATGATGTACTGGTACTAGCAGGCTTAAAGCGTGTGGCTGGAGAACAATTTGAAGATGATTTGATCTTAGATCAGTCAGCTCCGGCAGCGACAGGCACCGAGAACTCTCAGAAAGTCTATGAAGACGTGCAGATTTCTCAGCCGAACTTCAAACAGCAAGTGGCGATTGCAGCCGTTCAAGGTGTTCGCTCTGTAGAGGCAGAAATCCGCCGCTTTATCCGCATGCGGGTCGCTTTGGCTCAGACATTAGATTTTGAAACGGCTGAATTTATGAATGATTACAACAACACGGTGGCTCCTAGACGAGTCGGTCATGGCCATGCCTACGGAGGCAATTAGATTGTCGAGTGATTTGACAGGAACGACCATTTTGCGAAAAAGCCTACTAAAACCAGAGGCTAGCGTTCCTAAGAATCACTATATTGGTTTAGAAACTAAAAAACTGGGTACAAAATTTGATAGTCAGATTCTGTCCCTTTATAAAGAGGTTTGAAATGAGAAGCTTATTATTAGTAGTAGTTCTGTTAGCATCCCAAACTGTGTTTTCACAGGTTCGAAGAATAACCCCAGCTGAAGCCCGCACTCGCGTCGAGCGCTCGACCACGTACCAAGAGATCATGGCTGTGCGTAACTCAGGACGCGAAATCACGCGCGATGCCAGACTTATGGAGAAAGTGAACCGCATGATCGAATTGAACATGCGTGATGTGATCCCTCTTTCTGCCGATGGACGTGGAAAACTAGTCAAACTTATCAATGTTAGCCCTACTGATGTATTAACTCAGGTTTTACATCTGACTTCTGTTGTGAAAGACACCAGCACACCAGCGGCAACACGTGAAAGTGCAAGAAAAGCTCTGGATCTGATGATCAAATCCGCACACAACGTGAACTCATTGGCTGTGAATTCAGCACAGGCCCGTGCACAGGAACTTTTAGTTACGAAAATTATTGAGCTTTCAAATAAGATTTCCACTTTAAGCTTCGGTACAGCCTCGCGTGATTTCGTCAGCAAATATGAACGCGCATTAATCGAAGGTAAAACAGTTGATGAAGCTATTCGTATTGCTTCGAATGGCAAATTCACTGAGCGTGACCTTCGCGAGTGCACATAAAGCTTTCTAGTTAAACCATTACAGGATAGACTCAAGTGCATGTTTGAGTTTCTGATCAACACCGACCACAACTTATTTACGACAATCAATTCGGCATTCACCCACCCTTGGGCGGATGCCTTTTTCTTTTGGGTCACAGATCTTCATAAAACTATTTATTTCAAAATCCTAATTGTTCCATTTGTTGTTTTTCTATTTATCCGCAAGTTCAAACTCAAAGGCCTTTTGCTGTTTTTTGTTTTAATTCTTGCCCTTGGACTTAACGATTTTATTGGCGGTCGAGTTAAACATGTCGTCGAGCGCGAGCGCCCCTTTTCCACCTCGGGCGTAGAGGCCATACAGAGATCACGCGCTGGAGGCTATAGCTTCCCGTCCAATCACTCTTCCAATATGTTTACTTTTGCAGCCTATACCTCTTACTTTATTCCACAGGCGAAAGTTCCTCTTTATCTTATTGCCGCTAGTGTTGGCTATAGTCGCGTTTATAACGGAGTCCACTTTCCATCCGATGTGATTTGTGGTTCAATCTTTGGTTGGTTGTGGGGAAATTTATTTGCTCGCTTGAGCCAAAGAATTCTGCAAGCCCTACAAAACAGAAAGAAGACTACATGAAAGTCATCGTCACAGGAGCTAACGGATTTTTAGGAGCATGGCTCACTAAGCGTCTGATCGCAGAAGGTCATGAAACCTATGCCCTTGTACGTAAGAATAGTGACTTGAGCGAACTTGAAGGTTGCACTCCGAACTACATTTACGGGGACGTGACAGACAAATCCTCTTTACGTGAAGCTTTCAAAGACAAAGATATCGTTTTTCACCTTGCGGGAGTGGTCGCTTACAAAAAGGCTGACCGCCCACTGATGGAAAAAGTGAATGTTCAAGGGACTCAGAATGTCGTGGACGCTTGCTATGAAGTCGGCGTTCCTCAACTTCTGCATGTTTCGTCTGTAGTCGCCATCGGGGCTTCTTTTAAACCGCAGGCCCTTAATGAAAGCTCAAGCTACAACATCAAATCTTTAGACCTCGGCTATTTTGAAACCAAGCGCTTGGCAGAAGAAATTGTACTGCAGGCTGTGGCGCAAAATAAAATTCGCGCCGTCTGTGTGAACCCCAGCACCATTTATGGTTTCGGTGATGCCAAAAAGGGAAGCCGTAAAACCCAGGTGAAAGTGGCCAATGAAAGCTTTCCATTCTACACCAGCGGTGGAGTCAGTATTGTCGCTGTCGAAGATGTCATTGATGGTATCCTTTTAGCCTTGAAGCACGGACGCAATGGCGAACGCTATATTCTATCCGGTGAAAATATCACCATTAAAGAACTCTTCCAAAAAATTGCAACCTGCGCTGGCGTTAAGCCTCCGCAGGTATATCTGCCCAACTGGTTATTGCATGTTATCGGCTTTATCGGGGATGCGATGACATCCATGGGCCTCAAAGCCGATGTTAGTCGCGAAAATGCCTACACCGCCACCATGTTTCACTGGTTTGATTCTAGCAAAGCTCAACAGGAACTCGGGTTCAAACCTCGCCCTGCAGATGAGGCTATCGCCAATAGTGTGCGCTGGATGAAAGATAATGGTTTCATCAAATGAAAACTCTATTGAAGGTTTGGTTACTTCTTTGTGTACTTTGTCTTTTCGGATTTTGGATCTGGTTTCCATCAGCCGAAAAAATTAAAGGCTGTATGACCACCTCTATGTACGATGTTGAACTTTGCCCGAAGTCAAAAAACTATGTCCCACTTTCGCAAATTTCCCGCCACTTACAAAATGCAGTGATTTTAACTGAAGACTCCGCTTTTTATCAGCACAATGGTTTTGACCAAGAGGGCATTCAGCACTGCTGGGAAAAAATGAAGCAAGAATGGCGCATTTCGTGTGGTGGATCTACGATCACACAGCAATTAGCTAAAAACATGTTTCTGACAAAAGATAAAAACTTTGCACGTAAAGGCGTCGAAGCCTTGATTGCTATGCGGATAGAAAAGACTTTGAAAAAATCCGAGATCTTAGAGCGCTACCTCAATGTGGTTCAATTTGGAAAAAATATTTTTGGCGTTAAAGCGGCCGCACAGTTCTATTTCAAAAAGCACCCCAGTCAGTTAAATCCAAATGAAGCGGCTTTTTTGGCGATGGTTTTGCCGAATCCGGAAAAGTACTCTCAATCTTTCTTTAGAAAAGACCTTACCCGCTTTGCCCGTCGCCGCATCAAACACATTGTGACGAGCCTACATCGCTATGGACGGCTTAACGATGGCCTCTACCAACAATCACTGGCGCAAATAGATTTTTTTTTAAGAAGCGGTCAGCAAAACCCCCACTCGCCGGAAGATGAAGTCGAGCTGACCGCAGAAGATTTAGCTGAAATGGAAACTGTTGCAGAACAGGATCAGTCCCTTGAAAAGAAAAACCATGATACAGGTGCAGACACTGCGGGCGACCTGCATGAAGGCTCTCCAGCGAGCTCTATAGAGACTACAGAGCCGCTAGTAAATGATGCTACCGACACCGCTCCTATAGAGCCGGACGTAGTTTCGCCTTCCCAAGAAGAACCTTAGAGCCACTTGTCTTTATTTTTTGTATATTTCTAGTGAGCTACAGCAAACCCTCATGCTTTTCGAATCTAAAAAGCCAGCGAATCAATTTACGAATGCGCTTTTCATATTGAAATTTATAAAACCAGTAGGCTTTGCGAACGGGAAAGAAAAGATAGGTTTTCCCAACATAATAACTACTTGTACAGAGATCATAAAAGAAACTATTAATCCATTACGAAAATGAATGGTCGTGCCTTTGCACAATTAACTCGGATCGTATTTGATTTTGCTGAAGTGATATCTGTTTTTACATCAAGATTGCGAACTCTGCCGAGTACAAAGAGTTTAAGATAATAAAAAAGGGCCTGTTATGGCCCTTTTTTATTTATCTCTCTACATTTGAGACACTAATTATTTTTTATCTTTTTGTGGTTTTGGACGTTTATGTGGGTCCAATTCACGGCAACGTAGACGGATGTTTTTCGGTGTCACTTCGATAAGCTCAGAGTCTTTGATCCACTCCATCGCTTTTTCAAGTGTCATCGGCTTAACAGGAACAAGGCGAATCGCCTCATCACTTCCAGATGCACGTACGTTTGTTAATTTTTTCTCTTCCGTGATATTCACGATCAAGTCGTTATCTTTTGCGTGCTCGCCTACGATCATACCCTCGTAAACATCTTGTCCGTGAGTCACGAACATAATACCGCGCTCTTGTTTCATCCAAATAGCGTAAGATGTTGCAACACCTTTACGATCTGAAATCATCGCACCATTAATACGAGATGTGATCTCGCCACGGTAGTCATCCCAACCATCAAATTGAGTATTCAACAAACCAGTACCACGAGTGTCAGTTAAGAACTCAGAACGATAACCGATCAAACCACGTGAAGGAATACGGAATTCTAAACGTGTACGACCAGAACCTTTTTGTACCATGTTCGTCATAACACCTTTACGCATACCCAACTTTTCAGTTACGGCACCAACGAAAGCATCTTCAATATCGATAACTGCGATTTCCATTGGCTCAAGTTTGCGACCACCTTCATTTTTGAATTCAACCGATGGTTTAGAAACTAATAACTCGAAACCTTCACGGCGCATTTGCTCGATCAAAACACCTAATTGCATCTCGCCACGACCGATAACTTTGAAAGCATCTGTGCTGTCTGTTTTTTCTACGCGTAAGGCCACGTTGTACAACAACTCGTGATCTAAGCGTTCTAGAATTTTACGAGAGGTAACGCTTTTACCTTCCATACCGGCAAAAGGGCCGTTATTCACCGAGAACACCATGCCGACTGTCGGCTCTTCCACGCGGATACGCTCCATCGGACGAGGCTCAGTTGCTGATGTGATAGTATCACCGATAGTGAAGTCTTCTAAACCCGCTACAACGGCCATATCACCGGCACCAATTTCTTCGGCTGGTATCTGAGAGTTCACATGGTATTGGAATAAAGCAGACACTTTAACTTTTTTCTGAGCGTTAGCTTGAATACACAAAACCTCATCGCCCACTTTGATTTTACCTGAACGGATACGACCAATCGCCAAACGACCTACGTATTCATTGTAGCCAATGTTAGAAACCATCAATTGCAATGGTTGTTCCATTTCAACTTTTGGTGGAGGAACTAAATTTACGATAGCATCGTAAAGAACTTCCAATGAATTTGTTTTTACTTCTGGATCTAACGTCGCCATACCTTCACGAGCTACTGCGTATACAGTGTGGAAATCACATTGCTCTTCAGTTGCATCTAGATCGATGAAAAGGTCGAAAATTTCATTGTGTACTTCTTGAATACGAGCATCTGAACGATCGATCTTATTGATACAAACGATAACTTTGATGTTTTGCTCTAAGGCTTTTTTCAATACGAAACGAGTTTGTGGCAATGGACCTTCTGAAGCATCACAAAGTAAGATCGCACCATCCACCATGTTCAATACACGTTCAACCTCACCGCCGAAGTCACTATGGCCCGGAGTATCGATGATGTTGATTTTAATATCTTTGTAAGTGAAAGACGCATTCTTCGCTGCGATCGTGATTCCACGCTCACGCTCAAGATCCATAGAGTCCATCATACGCTCTTCTACAGCTTGGTTTTCGCGGAATGTTCCCGCTTGCTTGATAAGATGGTCAACTAGTGTTGTCTTACCGTGGTCAACGTGCGCGATAATCGCGATATTTCTGATTTTCTTTGGATCTTGCATTTTACTTCCTTCGTTAAACTAAGCCTTCTAAAAACTAATAAAACCAAATTTAAACACAGCGAACCCCTGACGGGCTTCACTGCTTTTACCGCTGTGGTTCCCGCTTTACCAAACTTCAAATCCTCTGAAGTTTTGTCACCTGCATGTAACAGGATTAACCGTGGCCCCCCATAAGGAATTCCTCATGGCTGGTGTCTTCTTGATCAATATCTCCGATTGAGTCGAAGAACTCTAACGCACAAGACAGCACTTCGTCATTATTCTTCAACTGAAAAATGGATTTTCTGAAGGCCGAAGCCCCCGGATAGCCCGTCGAGAACCAAGAAGCAAATTTTTTAAGCTGAATTTGGGTGATATGTTCAGAGCTTTGGGCCTTTATCGCTTCACTCAGATCCCTGAAAATACCCGCATAGTTGCGTTTCAGGTCATCACGAAGTGGCTGCCCTTTCCATAGGCTTAGGGCATCAGCGAAGATTAAAGGGTTTTTAAGGGCTCCTCGGCCGATCAAAACACCATCACAGCCGGAGTCTTTCAATCTTGAAACAGCTTTTTGTGGAGTCAGAATATCGCCATTGCCTAAGACAGGAATCTTCGTTTTAGCTTTTACATCTGTGATAAAGTCCCAATCCGCAAGTCCCGCATAGCCAGCGGCGCGAGTACGCCCATGGATGGCAACCCATGTAATTCCTTCATCATAAGCCAGATTGCACACGTCCAAAGCGTTGCGCGAGTTTTGCTCCCAGCCCGTGCGGATCTTGATCGTCACTGGAATTTTGACCGCTTTCACTGTGCTCGCCAGCACTTTGCGCATCAGATCCAGATCTTTCATCATCGCCGAACCCGCACCTTTTTTAACAACTTTCGGGACAGGACAGCCGAAGTTCAGATCCACAAAATCAGCGCCGTGCTCTTCTGCCACTTTTGCCGCTTTTGCAATGATTTCTGGATCTTCCCCGAAGAGCTGAATCCCTATTGGGCGTTGGCTTTCCTCGTAACTCATCAGAGCCAATGTTCTTTCTGATTTGTATTCAATACCAGTCGCCGAAACCAGCTCGGTCACAACCACACTGGCATCTAACTTACGCATAAAACTGCGAAACGCATGATCGGTGATTCCCGCCATCGGAGCCAGAACAAAAGGGTTCTTTTTTAAGGCTTCTAAAGGATGAATGTGAATAGGGGTCGATTGCGCTGACATAAGGGGGTTTTATGCCAAAAAAGTGAATTAAAGCCAATCTCTTTCCGTACTGAATTATTTTTTGTTCAGTCTTATTCAGTCTTATTCTGTACTTCAGGGGATGACAACGAATCTGTTCCCTCTTGAGGTCTTTTTGTACTGAGCTGGTGTGTGAAAATCTTATCTATACCCGAGGCCTTGCCACATGTATCTGCACAGTGTTTTAAACGTCCGTCCAATGTGCTCGGCAAGGACCATGTGTCGGCATACAGTCGATCCAGATGACCTTCCTTTAAAATTGTTTCAAGAGAGTATTTGTTCAAATCAAATTTATCCCAGCCATATTCTTCCATGTGATGATGCAGTTGTAGTGTGGCCTCTTCATCAAAGATAGAATTCAATTGTAACCCCACATAACAACAAGGGAAGACCCTTCCAAAATTATCAATAAAAATTTCTTTAGATGAACCTACCTGAGATTTACATCTTATTTGGCAAGAGGCTTCTTCACTTTTGCGCTCCCCTTCCTCTACATGTTTAAATCTGTCCCGATAGAAATTTGCTGATCGCTCAAAATAGTTTGCATCTTCAATTTTTTTATTTTTCTTCAATCGCTGATATTGCTGTGGATTAAAGGATGCCGTAGGCCTGTATTCTTCCGCCGAAGGATTTTCAAGACTCCTATTTTCTGGCTGAACGGGAGCTTCAATCCAATAATCTACAGAACCTTTCTCATTTAACACCGGTAATGAAATTAACGAGTGTCCATTATCTACTCCCATCGCTTTCTTGGGAATAAATTCGCGAAACCCCATTTTTTTACTTAGCTCTAAAGCTTCTTG encodes the following:
- a CDS encoding phosphatase PAP2 family protein, whose protein sequence is MFEFLINTDHNLFTTINSAFTHPWADAFFFWVTDLHKTIYFKILIVPFVVFLFIRKFKLKGLLLFFVLILALGLNDFIGGRVKHVVERERPFSTSGVEAIQRSRAGGYSFPSNHSSNMFTFAAYTSYFIPQAKVPLYLIAASVGYSRVYNGVHFPSDVICGSIFGWLWGNLFARLSQRILQALQNRKKTT
- the dusB gene encoding tRNA dihydrouridine synthase DusB translates to MSAQSTPIHIHPLEALKKNPFVLAPMAGITDHAFRSFMRKLDASVVVTELVSATGIEYKSERTLALMSYEESQRPIGIQLFGEDPEIIAKAAKVAEEHGADFVDLNFGCPVPKVVKKGAGSAMMKDLDLMRKVLASTVKAVKIPVTIKIRTGWEQNSRNALDVCNLAYDEGITWVAIHGRTRAAGYAGLADWDFITDVKAKTKIPVLGNGDILTPQKAVSRLKDSGCDGVLIGRGALKNPLIFADALSLWKGQPLRDDLKRNYAGIFRDLSEAIKAQSSEHITQIQLKKFASWFSTGYPGASAFRKSIFQLKNNDEVLSCALEFFDSIGDIDQEDTSHEEFLMGGHG
- a CDS encoding peptidylprolyl isomerase — translated: MFALFETNRGEFKVKLFHDRVPNTVENFVGLAEGTKEFIDPNTGEKTKRPFYDGLIFHRVIKDFMIQGGCPLKNGTGGPGYKFADEIVAGQNKHDKPGMLSMANAGPNTNGSQFFITTVATPWLDRGHTIFGEVVEGYDVVDTIGNTKTAPGDRPLEPIVINKVTIQR
- a CDS encoding NAD-dependent epimerase/dehydratase family protein, encoding MKVIVTGANGFLGAWLTKRLIAEGHETYALVRKNSDLSELEGCTPNYIYGDVTDKSSLREAFKDKDIVFHLAGVVAYKKADRPLMEKVNVQGTQNVVDACYEVGVPQLLHVSSVVAIGASFKPQALNESSSYNIKSLDLGYFETKRLAEEIVLQAVAQNKIRAVCVNPSTIYGFGDAKKGSRKTQVKVANESFPFYTSGGVSIVAVEDVIDGILLALKHGRNGERYILSGENITIKELFQKIATCAGVKPPQVYLPNWLLHVIGFIGDAMTSMGLKADVSRENAYTATMFHWFDSSKAQQELGFKPRPADEAIANSVRWMKDNGFIK
- the typA gene encoding translational GTPase TypA, which produces MQDPKKIRNIAIIAHVDHGKTTLVDHLIKQAGTFRENQAVEERMMDSMDLERERGITIAAKNASFTYKDIKINIIDTPGHSDFGGEVERVLNMVDGAILLCDASEGPLPQTRFVLKKALEQNIKVIVCINKIDRSDARIQEVHNEIFDLFIDLDATEEQCDFHTVYAVAREGMATLDPEVKTNSLEVLYDAIVNLVPPPKVEMEQPLQLMVSNIGYNEYVGRLAIGRIRSGKIKVGDEVLCIQANAQKKVKVSALFQYHVNSQIPAEEIGAGDMAVVAGLEDFTIGDTITSATEPRPMERIRVEEPTVGMVFSVNNGPFAGMEGKSVTSRKILERLDHELLYNVALRVEKTDSTDAFKVIGRGEMQLGVLIEQMRREGFELLVSKPSVEFKNEGGRKLEPMEIAVIDIEDAFVGAVTEKLGMRKGVMTNMVQKGSGRTRLEFRIPSRGLIGYRSEFLTDTRGTGLLNTQFDGWDDYRGEITSRINGAMISDRKGVATSYAIWMKQERGIMFVTHGQDVYEGMIVGEHAKDNDLIVNITEEKKLTNVRASGSDEAIRLVPVKPMTLEKAMEWIKDSELIEVTPKNIRLRCRELDPHKRPKPQKDKK
- a CDS encoding acetyl-CoA C-acetyltransferase, with translation MKSNTDAFILSSARVPFAKSQTLYSDVGRKELMVASLNALIKKANLQGKVLDDVALGMVMNSSTDWNLARECVLDTELHPETPAYNVQRACGTSLETIWHTALKIGAGQINLAIAGGLDTNSDLPIEVSQQMKSFLLDMNKARTFGEKLSAMKHLSFKALIPTPPAVVEKRTLMSMGEHTELMVKEWGISREDQDQLAYLSHKNGAAAYERGFYDDLVTEFKGVKRDQTLRGDTTVEKLAKLKPAFDKTSGQGTLTAGNSSPLTDGSACVLMGNADTASKLGLKPLAKVVDVQVAAVDFVHGAGLLMAPTKAVSKMLERNRLTFQDFDFFEIHEAFAGQVLCNMKAWESAEYCRDVLGRSAPLGSIDRSKLNTVGSSLALGHPFGATGARIAGTLAKLLSESGKKRGLISICTAGGMGISAILESV
- the mtgA gene encoding monofunctional biosynthetic peptidoglycan transglycosylase gives rise to the protein MKTLLKVWLLLCVLCLFGFWIWFPSAEKIKGCMTTSMYDVELCPKSKNYVPLSQISRHLQNAVILTEDSAFYQHNGFDQEGIQHCWEKMKQEWRISCGGSTITQQLAKNMFLTKDKNFARKGVEALIAMRIEKTLKKSEILERYLNVVQFGKNIFGVKAAAQFYFKKHPSQLNPNEAAFLAMVLPNPEKYSQSFFRKDLTRFARRRIKHIVTSLHRYGRLNDGLYQQSLAQIDFFLRSGQQNPHSPEDEVELTAEDLAEMETVAEQDQSLEKKNHDTGADTAGDLHEGSPASSIETTEPLVNDATDTAPIEPDVVSPSQEEP
- a CDS encoding radical SAM protein; amino-acid sequence: MFWSYEDVDRLHIELTNVCNAACPTCVRFYRNSPLLRPDLTLGQITLEKFKNYFPAEIIKKCKIIFFCGVHGDPVSARDLYEICQYIAATSDCTSIGINTNGGIRSSDWWKKIGLLFASQTSLNWYITFSVDGLEDTNHLYRRNVVWKDLIRNIESFIGAGGVAKWDYLIFKHNEHQVQEALELSKKMGFREFIPKKAMGVDNGHSLISLPVLNEKGSVDYWIEAPVQPENRSLENPSAEEYRPTASFNPQQYQRLKKNKKIEDANYFERSANFYRDRFKHVEEGERKSEEASCQIRCKSQVGSSKEIFIDNFGRVFPCCYVGLQLNSIFDEEATLQLHHHMEEYGWDKFDLNKYSLETILKEGHLDRLYADTWSLPSTLDGRLKHCADTCGKASGIDKIFTHQLSTKRPQEGTDSLSSPEVQNKTE